A genomic segment from Tuwongella immobilis encodes:
- a CDS encoding FHA domain-containing protein, whose amino-acid sequence MMKPQGQLVPLGGGDAIPLTKPVLTVGRRESCDICLRFPNVSSLHCELTYRGGIWYIRDLKSTNGVKVNHEKISTPKVLRPGDLVTIAKMGYRIEYVMASDSQEALEEILAEEGDFMKQSLLERAGLTRRRSTNDDD is encoded by the coding sequence ATGATGAAACCCCAAGGGCAACTGGTGCCGCTGGGTGGTGGAGACGCCATTCCGCTCACCAAACCCGTCCTCACCGTTGGACGCCGTGAATCCTGTGACATCTGCCTGCGATTTCCCAATGTCTCCAGCTTGCATTGCGAACTCACCTATCGCGGCGGAATCTGGTATATTCGAGACTTGAAAAGCACCAACGGCGTGAAAGTGAATCACGAAAAGATTTCCACGCCCAAAGTGCTTCGTCCCGGCGATCTGGTGACCATCGCCAAAATGGGTTACCGCATCGAATACGTCATGGCCTCCGACAGCCAAGAAGCTTTGGAAGAAATTCTCGCCGAAGAGGGGGATTTCATGAAACAATCGCTTCTGGAACGTGCGGGCCTGACGCGGCGACGCTCCACCAATGATGATGATTGA
- a CDS encoding RNA ligase has translation MWYAFDSTDSVHLQRLLDAVRADDADFLEQHSISKLEKSNAVILNYRQAAAPNPVSSLARGLVVDRLSAAIWSMPFRRFANYGESHAHPVDFANSDILEKLDGSMLSVSFPTRNPAAPIWHTRRMLSLTDIGFLSKGFDGEEFRLLEQARTFLQRIRFRPEHTNYTWTFEFLHKLRPVITRYTAEELGLVLIGARQLDTLAEASEDQLDALAGEIGVRRPRRWPALPDREAIRELLQAFPDDFEGVIVRDRQTGFRVKVKSPRYLAMHHLLGKLSGKSLLTVWLAGESSEVIAYYPEAAERLALIANRFAALRDSLWERTQFWTMGMSDRKALAQRLERDSAPPVERAASFVTIGRPEAIARDALTRFLRSWPIDRLCDALQLPEEW, from the coding sequence ATGTGGTACGCCTTCGATTCCACCGATTCCGTGCATCTCCAACGGCTGCTCGACGCCGTTCGAGCCGATGATGCCGACTTTCTGGAACAGCACAGCATTTCGAAGTTGGAAAAATCCAACGCGGTGATTCTGAATTATCGCCAAGCAGCGGCCCCGAATCCGGTCAGTTCCCTGGCCCGTGGTTTGGTGGTCGATCGGCTCTCCGCCGCCATTTGGAGCATGCCGTTTCGCCGTTTCGCCAATTATGGCGAGTCGCACGCACACCCGGTCGATTTCGCCAACAGCGATATTCTCGAAAAACTCGATGGATCGATGCTCAGCGTCTCGTTTCCGACCCGGAATCCGGCGGCACCGATTTGGCACACGCGGCGCATGCTCTCGCTCACGGATATTGGCTTCCTGAGCAAGGGATTCGACGGCGAAGAATTCCGACTGCTGGAACAAGCCCGCACGTTCTTGCAGCGCATCCGCTTTCGCCCCGAGCACACCAACTACACTTGGACGTTTGAGTTTCTGCACAAACTGCGGCCCGTGATTACTCGCTACACCGCCGAGGAACTCGGGTTGGTGCTGATTGGGGCACGACAACTCGACACGCTCGCCGAGGCATCCGAAGATCAACTCGATGCCCTGGCCGGGGAGATCGGGGTGCGCCGCCCGCGTCGGTGGCCCGCGCTGCCGGATCGGGAGGCGATTCGGGAGTTGCTCCAGGCATTTCCCGATGATTTCGAGGGGGTGATCGTCCGCGATCGGCAGACAGGCTTCCGCGTCAAAGTGAAATCGCCGCGCTATCTGGCAATGCATCATTTGCTGGGGAAACTGAGCGGAAAATCATTGCTGACGGTCTGGCTGGCGGGCGAATCCAGCGAAGTGATTGCGTACTATCCCGAAGCGGCAGAACGGCTTGCGCTGATTGCGAATCGCTTTGCCGCGCTACGCGATTCGCTGTGGGAACGCACCCAATTTTGGACGATGGGAATGAGCGACCGCAAAGCATTGGCCCAGCGATTGGAACGCGATTCGGCTCCACCAGTCGAACGCGCCGCCAGCTTCGTCACCATCGGCCGACCGGAAGCAATCGCCCGCGATGCGTTGACCCGATTCCTGCGAAGCTGGCCAATCGATCGCCTGTGCGATGCGCTCCAACTCCCGGAAGAATGGTAA
- a CDS encoding chlorite dismutase family protein: MGESNSNPRLFRFVGGRIGGWVVRSSRAVIGEGLPSVERLDLGSGTTAIPDGAKWILRGVTSNPRYTTRTEKEQLVRKQAALGRPEATLSALIPIRKSAKWWELTQDERRDIFESQSKHTTIGLKYLPEIARRLHHCRDLSEPEPFDFITLFDYAKADESAFDDLLAALRATAEWKFVEREVDIRLERAS, translated from the coding sequence ATGGGCGAATCCAACAGCAATCCGCGGCTATTTCGCTTTGTCGGCGGGCGAATCGGTGGCTGGGTGGTGCGTTCATCGCGAGCGGTGATCGGCGAGGGGCTGCCATCCGTGGAGCGACTCGATCTGGGAAGCGGAACGACGGCGATTCCAGACGGGGCGAAGTGGATTCTCCGCGGCGTGACCAGCAATCCCCGATACACCACGCGAACCGAGAAAGAGCAATTGGTCCGCAAACAGGCGGCGCTGGGGCGGCCCGAAGCGACCTTGTCGGCGTTGATCCCGATTCGCAAATCCGCCAAATGGTGGGAATTGACCCAAGACGAACGCCGCGACATCTTCGAATCGCAATCGAAACATACGACGATTGGCCTGAAATATCTCCCCGAAATTGCTCGACGATTGCACCACTGTCGAGATTTAAGCGAACCCGAACCATTCGATTTTATCACGCTGTTTGATTACGCCAAAGCCGATGAATCGGCGTTTGATGATCTGCTGGCCGCCTTGCGTGCCACCGCGGAATGGAAATTCGTCGAGCGCGAAGTGGACATCCGCCTGGAACGAGCCAGCTGA
- a CDS encoding alpha/beta hydrolase family protein, whose product MLGKPTWILSIVLTGVLLPAISITLHAAPPELEDVAFQSTHDRTEQRYIRIQPADRRKPVDLLIALHGHGSDRWQFAKDPRDECRAARDIASRYGMLYISPDYRARTSWMGPAAEADLLQIIAESKSQFRIRHVYLCGGSMGGTSALSFAAMHPQAVTGVVSMNGLANHFEFDRFQDAIQASFGGTKERIPEEYKKRSAEYWPERLTMPIACTTGGKDDIVPPGSVSRLMAVLKTLNRPVMHRHREQGGHSTTYDDAIEAFEFVIQKSRTTRQPSE is encoded by the coding sequence ATGCTGGGGAAACCGACTTGGATTCTGTCGATCGTGTTGACCGGCGTGTTGCTCCCCGCGATCTCGATCACGCTGCACGCGGCCCCGCCGGAATTGGAAGACGTCGCGTTCCAATCAACGCATGACCGTACCGAACAGCGGTACATTCGCATTCAGCCCGCAGACCGTCGCAAGCCGGTCGATCTGTTGATTGCGCTGCATGGTCATGGCAGCGATCGCTGGCAGTTTGCCAAAGATCCACGCGATGAATGCCGGGCCGCTCGTGACATTGCCTCCCGATACGGGATGCTCTACATCTCGCCCGATTATCGCGCGCGCACCTCGTGGATGGGGCCTGCTGCGGAAGCCGACCTGCTGCAAATCATCGCCGAATCGAAATCCCAATTCCGCATTCGCCACGTGTATCTGTGTGGTGGCTCGATGGGTGGCACCAGTGCGCTGAGCTTTGCCGCGATGCATCCCCAAGCGGTGACAGGGGTTGTGTCGATGAACGGGCTGGCGAATCATTTCGAATTCGATCGCTTCCAAGACGCGATTCAGGCATCGTTCGGCGGAACCAAAGAACGGATTCCCGAAGAATACAAAAAGCGAAGTGCCGAATACTGGCCCGAACGACTGACCATGCCAATCGCCTGCACCACCGGCGGCAAAGACGACATTGTTCCGCCGGGCAGCGTCTCGCGGCTGATGGCCGTGCTGAAGACGCTCAATCGACCCGTCATGCACCGCCACCGCGAACAAGGCGGACACTCCACCACCTACGACGACGCGATCGAGGCATTCGAATTCGTCATCCAGAAATCGCGGACCACCCGCCAACCGTCGGAATGA
- a CDS encoding SDR family NAD(P)-dependent oxidoreductase, protein MSEARLSGQVALVTGASSGIGQATAIALAQAGADVALNYFTLPEAAAQTAEQIRAMGRKAILCQVDIADADAVEAMVADIVAQLGRLDIFVSSAVYSDREPFLTANLDGFRRTIDVSMWGAFYGMRSACNQMVRQGNGGNVVIISSPHAHTAFPACMAYNMAKAANDIMARTAAMELVGHKIRVNVVHPGWTDTGGERKFFTDETLQQASKSLPLGRLAQPAEIARAVAFLVDPASGYITGSTISVDGGSQLPWWSKRGTGEF, encoded by the coding sequence ATGAGTGAAGCACGGCTCTCCGGTCAAGTCGCCCTCGTCACGGGGGCATCTTCAGGTATCGGCCAAGCGACTGCAATCGCCCTTGCCCAGGCCGGAGCCGATGTCGCACTCAACTACTTCACCCTGCCCGAAGCGGCGGCCCAAACCGCGGAACAGATCCGCGCGATGGGCCGCAAGGCGATCCTCTGCCAAGTCGATATTGCCGATGCCGACGCCGTCGAAGCGATGGTCGCCGACATTGTCGCCCAACTTGGTCGCCTGGATATCTTTGTTTCGTCTGCCGTCTATTCGGACCGCGAACCATTCCTGACCGCCAACTTGGACGGATTCCGCCGCACGATCGACGTGAGCATGTGGGGAGCCTTCTACGGCATGCGCTCCGCCTGCAATCAAATGGTGCGTCAGGGCAACGGCGGCAACGTCGTCATCATCAGTTCCCCCCACGCGCACACCGCCTTCCCCGCGTGCATGGCCTACAACATGGCCAAAGCCGCCAACGATATCATGGCCCGCACCGCCGCCATGGAACTGGTCGGCCACAAGATCCGCGTCAACGTCGTTCACCCTGGATGGACCGACACCGGCGGCGAACGCAAATTCTTTACCGATGAGACGTTGCAGCAAGCCTCGAAGTCGCTCCCCTTGGGCCGACTCGCGCAGCCCGCCGAAATCGCTCGCGCGGTGGCGTTCCTCGTCGATCCCGCCTCCGGCTACATCACCGGCAGCACCATCAGCGTCGATGGCGGCTCCCAACTCCCCTGGTGGTCCAAACGGGGCACCGGCGAATTCTGA